The sequence CGTCTCCGGATCCCCATATGCAAAGGCCGCCGAGTTGGCGATCACGGGCGAGATCGCGCCCTCTTTCGCTCCCGTTCCCTGCACGAACTGTGTCGTAAACGCTTCAAAACGATTCATTGCTTTAAACCTGTTGATTGTAGAATTGGGCACATTATAGCTGAAAGAGGTTTAGGTGGCGCAACACATTTTTATCACGGCGACCAACACGGAGATAGGCAAAACTTATACGACCCGAAAGCTGATGCATGCACTGAGCGCACGGGGAGTGCGCGTCGGCGTGATCAAGCCTATTGAGACCGGTGTTCAGAATATTCCCGAAGACGGCGCGTTACTGCTGCAGGACCTCAAACAGCTCAACCCCCAGGCGTGGGCGCTCGACATCGACGATATCGTTCCCGTGCAGTTTGCCCTGCCGGCCGCACCCTATGTCGCGAAAGGGGACGCATCCATCGACTGGGACGCCATCGACCGTGCCGTCGAAGCGATGGACGCGATCTGCGATGTCTGCCTGATCGAAGGGGCCGGCGGACTGCTCGTGCCCGTTGACGCCGAGACGGATATGATCGACCTGATCCCCCGCTACAATGCCAAGGCGCTTCTCGTTGCCCACTGCCGTCTCGGCGGTATCAACGACCTGCGTCTCAGTCTCGAAGCGCTCAAGCAGCGCGGTATCGCAGCCGAATGGGTGTTGAACTGCCGGCAGGACGATGTGGGCTTCGATGAGACCTCCCGCCCCTGGTTCGATACCGCCGTGCCCGGATGGCACACTCTCGAAGACGATATTGAGCGACTTTGCGACGCGCTTTTGCTATAATTCTCCAAAAATAAAGAGGGTCCATGCAGCATCTCATCCGTACCGACGACTTCAGCACAGAAGAGATTCTTTCCCTCTACAACGATGCGGATCTCTACGCCCAGGGCGGATTTCACCGCATTCTGCAGGACCGCATCATCATCACCCTTTTTTTTGAAAACTCGACACGTACCCGCAGCTCCTTTGAGATCGCGGCCAAGCGGCTTGGGGCCGAAGTCGTCCACCTCGATGTCGGCAAAAGCTCTACGAAAAAAGGGGAGACCCTCGTCGATACGGCCATGAACCTTGATGCGATGGGCCCAGATGCCATCATCGTCCGTCATGCCAATGCCGGGGTCCCAAAGATCCTCTCCAATCACACCCGTGCCGCCATCATCAATGCCGGTGACGGGGCCCATGCCCACCCCACACAGGCCCTGCTCGACCTCTATACCCTGCGCAAGCATTTCGGGGACGTCGACGGCAAACGCATCGCCATCGTCGGCGATATCAAAAACTCGCGGGTCGCGAACTCCAACATCGAGCTTCTGCAGCGCTTCGGCATGAAAGTCACCCTGGTCAGTCCCCCGCAATTCATGCCGCAGACCGAACTGCCGTCCACCTACCATCTGCACGACGTGATGGACGATGTCGACGTCATCATGAGCCTGCGCACCCAGACGGAGCGCCACTCCCAACCCAGCTACGCATCCCTACAGGATTATGCAAGCGACTTCTGCATCACCAAAGAACTTGTCGGTGACCGCGACATTATCATCCTGCATCCGGGGCCGGTCCACCGTAATATCGATATTGATGACGACCTCCTGGCCGATCCCCGTTGCAAAGTCCTTGAACAGGTCTCCAACGGCGTCTCCGTGCGTATGGCTGTGCTCAAAAAACTGATTCTTGATGGCAACCGCTAGTCTCAATTCCCTCTGCGCAGACGCCGTTCCCTTCTTTTTTCTTTCCGATTTCGAAGGGAAAGATCTCACCTGCTATCCACTGGATACTCTTTCGGATGAAGACATCGAATTCTCCTTTCATGCCTCAGGCATGCCACATTGTTCTGCACTGGATAAAAAGCCTGTTGATTATGAGATCTACAAAGCAAAACTGGACAGCGTGCAGGAGTATATTCGTCGCGGAGAGACCTATCTGCTCAATCTGACCCAGCCTACGCCTATAAAATGCTCTGAAACCCTGCATACAATCTACCAGAAGGCCAATGCACCCTTCAAGCTCCGTTATAAGGACAAGTTCGTCTGCTTTTCCCCGGAAAAATTCATTGAAATCATCGATGACAAAATCTATACCTACCCTATGAAGGGTACGATCGACGCTTCTCTTCCTGAGGCTGAAGAGACGATCCTTGGCGATGAAAAGGAGATGGCGGAACACCTGATGGTCGTCGACCTCCTTCGAAACGATCTCGGCATCGTGGCAACCAATATACGTGTCGAAAAATTCCGATACATCGACAGGATAAAAGCCGGATCTAAAGAGCTACTGCAGGTCAGCTCCAAGATATCCGGACAGTTGGAGAGCACATGGCCGATCCGGTTCGAAGAGATCCTGCGGGCTCTTCTGCCGGCAGGGAGTATCAGCGGCACACCAAAAAAACGCACCGTAGAGATCATCAAAGAGGTGGAAGGGTACGAACGCGGCTATTTTACAGGGGTATTCGGCTATTTTGACGGCAAAAATCTTTATAGTGCCGTATCGATCCGCTATATCGAACAGACGCCGAATGGGCTTGTATACAAGAGTGGCGGCGGAATAACAATCGACAGTGATGCGCAAAAAGAGTATGAAGAGCTGATCGACAAGATCTATATCCCTTAAAATGTCAATTGAAACAGAGATCTGGAGTAGAGGCAGTAATAAGGTCATTTGGTTGATATATTGTTTTTGTTTGTAAGTAAGAATGTCAGGATTGTTTTAATAAGTAGAGGGGTAAATCCGAGAACCAGGCGGCGACCTACGTTCCCAACCCTGCAAGGGTCAGTATTATCAGCGATGAGAGGCTTAGCTTCCGGGTTCGGAATGGGGCCGGGCGTTTCCCTCTCTCTATAGCCACCTGGACAATCGGATCGAAAAGCTCCGGTGAGCTCTTGGATCCGACTGCGTGTCGGTATTATGTATGTTTTATGCCAAGTGTTAGCATAAAATATGATTGTTAAAGTCAACGGTTGCAACTACGGCTATTACAGCTCATACTGAGTAAGGCAGTAAGACACTAATTTTAGGGAAAAAAGACGAACGGACTATTAGTACTGGTCAGCTAAACAGATTGCTCTGCGTACACACCCAGCCTATCAAGCATGTAGTCTTCATGCGTCCTTCAGGGAGAGTTCATCTTGGAGTTGGCTTCCCGCTTAGATGCTTTCAGCGGTTATCACATCCGAACGTAGCTACCCGGCGGTGCCCTTGGCAGGACAACCGGTGCACCAGTGGTTCGTCCAACCCGGTCCTCTCGTACTAGGGTCAGCTCTCCTCAACTCTCCTACGCCCACGGAAGATAGGGACCGAACTGTCTCACGACGTTCTGAACCCAGCTCGCGTACCGCTTTAAATGGCGAACAGCCATACCCTTGGGACCTGCTCCAGCCCCAGGATGCGATGAGCCGACATCGAGGTGCCAAACCTCCCCGTCGATGTGAGCTCTTGGGGGAGATCAGCCTGTTATCCCCGGCGTACCTTTTATCCTTTGAGCGATGGCCCTTCCACACAGAACCACCGGATCACTATGACCGTCTTTCGACTCTGCTCGACGTGTATGTCTCACAGTCAGGCTGGCTTATGCCATTATACTCTACGATGGATTTCCAACCCATCTGAGCCAACCTTTGTAAGCCTCCGTTACTTTTTAGGAGGCGACCGCCCCAGTCAAACTACCCACCAGACATTGTCCTGACAGAGGATAACTCTGCGCAGTTAGCTATCAGAATATTCAAGGGTGGTATCTCAAGGGTGCCTCATTAGCAACTGGCGTCACTAAATCAACGGCTCCCACCTATCCTGCACATGAATATCCCAATAGCAGTGTCAAGCTATAGTAAAGGTGCACGGGGTCTTTCCGTCTTTCCGCGGGTAGGAGGAATTTTCACCTCCACTACAATTTCACTGGATCCCTGGTTGAGACAGCTCCCATCTCGTTACGCCATTCATGCAGGTCGGTATTTAACCGACAAGGAATTTCGCTACCTTAGGACCGTTATAGTTACGGCCGCCGTTTACTCGTGCTTCAATTCACCGCTTCGCAAAGCTAACGGATCCTTTTAACATTCGAGCACCGGGCAGGCGTCACACCCTATACATCCACTTACGTGTTGGCAGAGTGCTGTGTTTTTGGTAAACAGTCGGGAGGGACTCTTTGCTGCGACCCGCTTCCGCTCCACCCGCAGGGGTTTCACGTACAACGGGCACACCTTATTCCGAAGTTACGGTGCTAGTTTGCAGAGTTCCTTAACCAGGGTTCTTCCACGCGCCTTAGAATACTCATCTCACCCACCTGTGTCGGTTTACGGTACGGGCGACTGTAGATATGCTTAGAAACTTTTCTCGGCACGACGGCATCAACGATTCTGTTTCTGCTCCGAAGAGCGTCGACAGCCTGTCAGATCTCGGTCTCATGTAAGGCGGATTTGCCTGCCTTACAACCTACATCCTTCGAGCCACTATTCCATCAGTGACCTCGTTTAGCCCTATGCGTCCTTCCATCACGCTCTACAGTCGGTATCGGAATATTAACCGATTTGCCATCGTCTACCCCTTTCGGACTCGACTTAGGTCCCGACTAACCCTACGATGACGAGCATCGCGTAGGAAACCTTGGGTTTACGGCGAAGCAGATTCTCACTGCTTTTATCGCTACTCATGCCTGCATGCTCACTTCCATCCGCTCCAGCACTCCTTGCCGGTATACCTTCAACGCTGAATGGAACGCTCTCCTACCACTTAGTAAAACTAAGTCTAGAGCTTCGGTGTACATCTTAGCCCCGTTATATTTTCGGCGCAGAATCGCTAGACCAGTGAGCTGTTACGCTTTCTTTAAAGGATGGCTGCTTCTAAGCCAACCTCCTGGTTGTTTCAGCAACTCCACATCCTTTTCCACTTAGATGTAACTTAGGGACCTTAGCTGCTAGTCTGGGTTGTTCCCCTCTCGACGATTGATTTTATCACCCACCGCCTGACTCCCGAGGTTACACATACAGTATTCGGAGTTTGATAGGGTTTGGTACCGCGGTGAGCAGCCCTAGCCCTGTCAGTGCTCTACCCCTGTATGCTAATGCTCGAGGCTATACCTAAATATATTTCGGAGAGAACCAGCTATCACTGAGTTTGATTGGCCTTTCACCCCTATCCACAAGTCATCCGGGGGCTTTTCAACGCCCATCGGTTCGGTCCTCCACCGGCTCTTACACCGGCTTCAACCTGCTCATGGATAGATCACTCAGTTTCGGGTCTGCAGCATCTGACTAATCGCCCTATTAAGACTCGCTTTCGCTACGGCTTCGCGTTCGCTTAACCTTGCCAGATACCACAACTCGCAGGCTCATTATGCAAAAGGCAGTCCGTCACCCCTCATAAAGAATGGGGCTCCGAATGATTGTAAGCTATAGGTTTCAGGTTCTATTTCACTCCGTTCACCACGGTTCTTTTCACCTTTCCCTCACGGTACTGGTTCGCTATCGGTCTGGTAGTAGTATTTAGCCTTGGAGGGTGGTCCCCCCATGTTCAGTCAAGATAACACGTGTCCCGACCTACTCGAATAACATGCAGATAGTTTTCGCTTACAGGGCTATCACCTTCTATGGCTCCTCTTTCCAAAGGATTCTGCTAACACACTACACGCTTTAGGGCTAGTCCCATTTCGCTCGCCGCTACTCTGGGAATCTCGGTTGATTTCTTTTCCTCAAGGTACTGAGATGTTTCACTTCCCTTG is a genomic window of Sulfurimonas sp. HSL1-2 containing:
- a CDS encoding aspartate carbamoyltransferase catalytic subunit, with the translated sequence MQHLIRTDDFSTEEILSLYNDADLYAQGGFHRILQDRIIITLFFENSTRTRSSFEIAAKRLGAEVVHLDVGKSSTKKGETLVDTAMNLDAMGPDAIIVRHANAGVPKILSNHTRAAIINAGDGAHAHPTQALLDLYTLRKHFGDVDGKRIAIVGDIKNSRVANSNIELLQRFGMKVTLVSPPQFMPQTELPSTYHLHDVMDDVDVIMSLRTQTERHSQPSYASLQDYASDFCITKELVGDRDIIILHPGPVHRNIDIDDDLLADPRCKVLEQVSNGVSVRMAVLKKLILDGNR
- the bioD gene encoding dethiobiotin synthase produces the protein MAQHIFITATNTEIGKTYTTRKLMHALSARGVRVGVIKPIETGVQNIPEDGALLLQDLKQLNPQAWALDIDDIVPVQFALPAAPYVAKGDASIDWDAIDRAVEAMDAICDVCLIEGAGGLLVPVDAETDMIDLIPRYNAKALLVAHCRLGGINDLRLSLEALKQRGIAAEWVLNCRQDDVGFDETSRPWFDTAVPGWHTLEDDIERLCDALLL
- a CDS encoding aminodeoxychorismate synthase component I, yielding MATASLNSLCADAVPFFFLSDFEGKDLTCYPLDTLSDEDIEFSFHASGMPHCSALDKKPVDYEIYKAKLDSVQEYIRRGETYLLNLTQPTPIKCSETLHTIYQKANAPFKLRYKDKFVCFSPEKFIEIIDDKIYTYPMKGTIDASLPEAEETILGDEKEMAEHLMVVDLLRNDLGIVATNIRVEKFRYIDRIKAGSKELLQVSSKISGQLESTWPIRFEEILRALLPAGSISGTPKKRTVEIIKEVEGYERGYFTGVFGYFDGKNLYSAVSIRYIEQTPNGLVYKSGGGITIDSDAQKEYEELIDKIYIP